In the Mytilus trossulus isolate FHL-02 chromosome 1, PNRI_Mtr1.1.1.hap1, whole genome shotgun sequence genome, one interval contains:
- the LOC134691108 gene encoding G2 and S phase-expressed protein 1-like isoform X1 produces MEDCPTGLLVDLTNFVDNAPQLFSTSSQEEDKENANPLTDSIEIERSGDTERRLSLTLKNSDDIQNRILRDVTEQSLPNSAKKCASPGLRLIDDETFDFDLAASPAVRAENISHEEEDEVFFGPICFTERLKQTVVQEVEVPPLSPLNATQFALMVKEAKDLAYRIKNSKTSSGSESSPSLSKQSCSSTDGEVSPSIRKHNRSGTFTKCQSPLELLPEEARKVLPVIDDSCKKLPDSSQYAVDNVENRTENAAPDVRESRVTDNRNVKIHANPTQHKTSGSRLQLPSKLQASKLAKPSLKYGSSCESLDGKENRINGHESDSNCSIASDCSDVSVGKTSQNKCIGKTGIPKTSRLKAPGSRLNGSFNSSMNNSLNTSTNISRGIPKTRQLALPKSASNIASRGVTPKFGAPPKSSSSANVKKVEPSKSVDKKQKSDEPPKRSSPRLQAKQGLNDGKPKAGIPSLKGTFAKQSLMNPGELQKRANKTVTGNGPLKATQPLDIVNKPIESKPDKKATSRMNTSISTPVKQDKCVKPKLLANNFRTPSNSSSTSTPLSNRRRSCLPTPQKSSRGSIGSVPESPLSRRGGSGNSSRLSQLSSYSSITESPVFNNSVSKSTTKKNGGQCSNLVEINDKSPSSMKAKSRVVYTPQLPQKVQSKWSPIRRPRPISKDEEVIKCTKRKL; encoded by the exons ATGGAAG ATTGTCCAACAGGCTTACTGGTTGACCTAACAAATTTTGTGGATAATGCACCCCAGTTATTTTCTACCTCATCACAGGAAGAGGATAAAGAAAATGCTAATCCATTGACAG ATTCAATAGAAATAGAAAGAAGTGGTGATACAGAAAGAAGACTGAGTTTAACGTTAAAGAATTCTGATGATATACAAAATCGTATCTTGCGTGATGTAACAGAGCAGTCATTACCAAACAGTGCTAAAAAATGTGCTAGTCCAG GTCTCAGATTAATAGATGATGAAACATTTGACTTTGATTTGGCTGCATCTCCAGCTGTAAG AGCTGAAAATATTTCACATGAGGAGGAGGATGAAGTATTTTTTGGACCAATTTGTTTTACGGAGCGGCTCAAACAAACTGTCGTTCAGGAAGTAGAAGTACCTCCATTGAGCCCACTAAACGCAACACAGTTTGCCTTGATGGTTAAAGAAGCTAAAGATTTAgcatatagaataaaaaattCTAAGACAAGTTCTGGATCTGAATCATCACCATCTTTATCAAAACAATCTTGTTCTTCAACAGATGGGGAGGTATCCCCATCAATAAGAAAACATAATCGATCTGGTACCTTCACTAAATGTCAGAGTCCATTAGAACTGTTACCAGAGGAAGCAAGAAAAGTTCTACCAGTTATAGATGATTCTTGTAAAAAGTTACCAGATAGTAGTCAGTATGCTGTTGATAATGTGGAAAATCGCACAGAAAATGCTGCTCCTGATGTAAGGGAAAGCAGAGTAACTGACAATAGAAATGTAAAAATACATGCTAATCCTACTCAACACAAAACAAGTGGCAGTCGATTACAACTTCCATCAAAACTCCAGGCATCAAAACTAGCAAAGCCATCACTTAAG TATGGCAGTAGTTGTGAAAGCTTGGATGGGAAAGAAAACAGGATTAATGGACATGAATCTGACAGTAACTGTAGTATAGCATCAGACTGCAGTGATGTTTCTGTTGGCAAAACTAGTCAAAATAAG TGTATAGGAAAAACAGGCATTCCTAAAACATCAAGATTGAAGGCTCCAGGAAGTAGACTAAATGGCTCTTTTAACTCTTCTATGAATAATTCTCTCAATACATCCACGAACATTTCAAGGGGCATTCCTAAGACAAGGCAGCTAGCTCTTCCAAAGTCTGCAAGTAATATAGCAAGTAGAGGAGTTACTCCTAAATTTGGAGCACCGCCTAAAAGCAGCAGCTCAGCTAATGTCAAGAAAGTTGAACCTTCAAAATCTGTAGACAAGAAACAGAAATCAGACGAACCACCCAAAAGGAGTTCACCAAGACTTCAAGCCAAGCAAGGTTTGAATGATGGTAAACCAAAGGCTGGAATACCTAGTTTGAAGGGGACTTTTGCTAAGCAAAGTCTCATGAATCCTGGAGAATTACAAAAGAGGGCCAATAAAACTGTAACTGGTAATGGTCCACTAAAAGCTACACAACCATTGGATATAGTAAATAAACCTATAGAGAGCAAACCAG acaaaaaagcCACCTCAAGAATGAATACCAGTATTTCTACTCCAGTTAAACAGGACAAGTGTGTCAAACCTAAACTGTTGGCTAATAATTTTAGGACACCAAGTAATTCAAG ctCAACAAGTACTCCTTTGTCTAACAGAAGGAGATCCTGTTTGCCAACACCACAGAAGTCATCTAGGGGTTCTATTGGATCTGTACCAGAAAG TCCTTTGTCTAGAAGAGGTGGGAGTGGTAATTCATCACGACTTAGTCAACTATCATCCTACAGTAGTATAACAGAATCACCCGTGTTTAACAATAGTGTGTCTAAATCAACAACCAAGAAAAATGGAGGACAG tgcTCAAACTTGGTTGAAATAAATGACAAGTCACCAAGTAGCATGAAA GCCAAATCCAGAGTGGTATATACCCCTCAACTTCCTCAGAAAGTACAATCTAAATGGTCTCCCATTAGACGACCTAGGCCAATCAGCAAGGATGAAGAAGTTATTAAGTGCACtaaaagaaaattgtaa
- the LOC134691108 gene encoding G2 and S phase-expressed protein 1-like isoform X2, producing MEDCPTGLLVDLTNFVDNAPQLFSTSSQEEDKENANPLTDSIEIERSGDTERRLSLTLKNSDDIQNRILRDVTEQSLPNSAKKCASPGLRLIDDETFDFDLAASPAVRAENISHEEEDEVFFGPICFTERLKQTVVQEVEVPPLSPLNATQFALMVKEAKDLAYRIKNSKTSSGSESSPSLSKQSCSSTDGEVSPSIRKHNRSGTFTKCQSPLELLPEEARKVLPVIDDSCKKLPDSSQYAVDNVENRTENAAPDVRESRVTDNRNVKIHANPTQHKTSGSRLQLPSKLQASKLAKPSLKYGSSCESLDGKENRINGHESDSNCSIASDCSDVSVGKTSQNKCIGKTGIPKTSRLKAPGSRLNGSFNSSMNNSLNTSTNISRGIPKTRQLALPKSASNIASRGVTPKFGAPPKSSSSANVKKVEPSKSVDKKQKSDEPPKRSSPRLQAKQGLNDGKPKAGIPSLKGTFAKQSLMNPGELQKRANKTVTGNGPLKATQPLDIVNKPIESKPDKKATSRMNTSISTPVKQDKCVKPKLLANNFRTPSNSSSTSTPLSNRRRSCLPTPQKSSRGSIGSVPESPLSRRGGSGNSSRLSQLSSYSSITESPVFNNSVSKSTTKKNGGQCSNLVEINDKSPSSMKVNRFH from the exons ATGGAAG ATTGTCCAACAGGCTTACTGGTTGACCTAACAAATTTTGTGGATAATGCACCCCAGTTATTTTCTACCTCATCACAGGAAGAGGATAAAGAAAATGCTAATCCATTGACAG ATTCAATAGAAATAGAAAGAAGTGGTGATACAGAAAGAAGACTGAGTTTAACGTTAAAGAATTCTGATGATATACAAAATCGTATCTTGCGTGATGTAACAGAGCAGTCATTACCAAACAGTGCTAAAAAATGTGCTAGTCCAG GTCTCAGATTAATAGATGATGAAACATTTGACTTTGATTTGGCTGCATCTCCAGCTGTAAG AGCTGAAAATATTTCACATGAGGAGGAGGATGAAGTATTTTTTGGACCAATTTGTTTTACGGAGCGGCTCAAACAAACTGTCGTTCAGGAAGTAGAAGTACCTCCATTGAGCCCACTAAACGCAACACAGTTTGCCTTGATGGTTAAAGAAGCTAAAGATTTAgcatatagaataaaaaattCTAAGACAAGTTCTGGATCTGAATCATCACCATCTTTATCAAAACAATCTTGTTCTTCAACAGATGGGGAGGTATCCCCATCAATAAGAAAACATAATCGATCTGGTACCTTCACTAAATGTCAGAGTCCATTAGAACTGTTACCAGAGGAAGCAAGAAAAGTTCTACCAGTTATAGATGATTCTTGTAAAAAGTTACCAGATAGTAGTCAGTATGCTGTTGATAATGTGGAAAATCGCACAGAAAATGCTGCTCCTGATGTAAGGGAAAGCAGAGTAACTGACAATAGAAATGTAAAAATACATGCTAATCCTACTCAACACAAAACAAGTGGCAGTCGATTACAACTTCCATCAAAACTCCAGGCATCAAAACTAGCAAAGCCATCACTTAAG TATGGCAGTAGTTGTGAAAGCTTGGATGGGAAAGAAAACAGGATTAATGGACATGAATCTGACAGTAACTGTAGTATAGCATCAGACTGCAGTGATGTTTCTGTTGGCAAAACTAGTCAAAATAAG TGTATAGGAAAAACAGGCATTCCTAAAACATCAAGATTGAAGGCTCCAGGAAGTAGACTAAATGGCTCTTTTAACTCTTCTATGAATAATTCTCTCAATACATCCACGAACATTTCAAGGGGCATTCCTAAGACAAGGCAGCTAGCTCTTCCAAAGTCTGCAAGTAATATAGCAAGTAGAGGAGTTACTCCTAAATTTGGAGCACCGCCTAAAAGCAGCAGCTCAGCTAATGTCAAGAAAGTTGAACCTTCAAAATCTGTAGACAAGAAACAGAAATCAGACGAACCACCCAAAAGGAGTTCACCAAGACTTCAAGCCAAGCAAGGTTTGAATGATGGTAAACCAAAGGCTGGAATACCTAGTTTGAAGGGGACTTTTGCTAAGCAAAGTCTCATGAATCCTGGAGAATTACAAAAGAGGGCCAATAAAACTGTAACTGGTAATGGTCCACTAAAAGCTACACAACCATTGGATATAGTAAATAAACCTATAGAGAGCAAACCAG acaaaaaagcCACCTCAAGAATGAATACCAGTATTTCTACTCCAGTTAAACAGGACAAGTGTGTCAAACCTAAACTGTTGGCTAATAATTTTAGGACACCAAGTAATTCAAG ctCAACAAGTACTCCTTTGTCTAACAGAAGGAGATCCTGTTTGCCAACACCACAGAAGTCATCTAGGGGTTCTATTGGATCTGTACCAGAAAG TCCTTTGTCTAGAAGAGGTGGGAGTGGTAATTCATCACGACTTAGTCAACTATCATCCTACAGTAGTATAACAGAATCACCCGTGTTTAACAATAGTGTGTCTAAATCAACAACCAAGAAAAATGGAGGACAG tgcTCAAACTTGGTTGAAATAAATGACAAGTCACCAAGTAGCATGAAA gTGAACAGATTTCACTAA